One genomic segment of Pueribacillus theae includes these proteins:
- a CDS encoding DUF421 domain-containing protein has protein sequence MNFNLIWQTVLIFIVGTVLLRIGGRKSISQMTIPETVIVIAIGTLIIQPVTGNGLWVTFVLAAVLIACLILTEYIELTFNKSESLITGKAVPVIENGVLNKANLKKFRLTVDKLEKRLRQSGIIAITDVQYATLETSGQIGYTLKPEKQPATKEDIQKIIQLIQTGHMELQAKSSNENIFTEINQDQNKTLQ, from the coding sequence ATGAATTTCAATTTAATTTGGCAAACCGTACTTATTTTTATTGTTGGAACAGTTTTATTAAGAATTGGCGGAAGGAAATCCATTTCGCAAATGACGATTCCTGAAACTGTCATTGTGATTGCGATAGGCACATTGATTATCCAACCGGTAACAGGAAATGGACTATGGGTCACTTTTGTTTTGGCTGCTGTTCTTATCGCCTGTTTAATCTTAACAGAATACATTGAACTTACATTTAATAAATCGGAATCTCTTATAACTGGGAAAGCGGTTCCTGTCATTGAAAATGGTGTGTTGAATAAAGCAAACTTAAAAAAATTTAGGTTAACCGTTGATAAATTAGAAAAACGATTAAGACAATCTGGAATTATAGCGATAACAGATGTTCAGTACGCTACATTGGAAACAAGTGGACAGATTGGGTATACGTTAAAACCGGAGAAACAACCGGCTACAAAAGAAGATATCCAAAAGATTATCCAACTGATTCAAACAGGGCATATGGAGCTTCAAGCAAAATCCTCTAACGAAAATATCTTCACAGAGATTAATCAAGATCAAAATAAAACACTGCAATAA
- a CDS encoding aconitate hydratase, producing the protein MPLNVTQKLIKSHLLSGEMTPGEEIGLKIDQTLTQDATGTMVMLELEAMGLDRAKTEASAQYVDHNIIQEDSKNPDDHLFLRSATQRFGLYYSRPGNGVSHPVHMQRLAKPGKTLLGSDSHTCANGCMGMLAMGAGGIDVAMAIAGEPFYVKMPKVWGIKLTGELPDWVSAKDVILELLRRHDVKGGINRVIEYYGPGLKQLSAMDRHVIANMGAELGATGTVFPSDEEIKRFLKEQDREEDWIELVADEGASYDIDEEINLSDLEPLIAKPSSPGNVVPVREVAGEPIYQSYIGSSANPGYRDFAIAAEIVKGKQIAEGISFDINPTSRQMLTDLVKESHIASLLQAGARLHQAGCNGCIGMGQAPATGRNSLRTTPRNFPGRSGTREDSVFLCSPETAAASALTGVITDPRTLGMKYPKVKEPRKPTIDVTLLEAPPPMDQAKTVQLQKGPNIASIPEMDALKDTLEVPILLKVGDNISTDEILAGGARVLPYRSNLPEISKFTFEIVDDTYYTRAMNSRDQGGHAIVGGFNYGQGSSREHAALAPRFLGLKVAIVKDFARIHWQNLVNFGILPVTFVHEEDYDKLEQGDVLIFSNVRKALQLRNELHVEVKDKNFSFSVTHALSERQIDIMLKGGLINVVKDRQQMVNA; encoded by the coding sequence ATGCCCTTGAACGTTACTCAAAAACTGATTAAAAGTCATCTTCTCTCTGGAGAAATGACGCCTGGTGAAGAGATCGGCCTTAAGATCGATCAAACATTGACGCAAGATGCTACGGGAACAATGGTTATGCTGGAACTTGAAGCGATGGGGCTGGATCGGGCGAAAACAGAAGCTTCGGCGCAATACGTTGACCATAACATTATCCAAGAAGACAGCAAAAATCCCGACGACCATTTATTTCTAAGAAGTGCGACCCAGCGATTCGGCTTATATTACAGCCGTCCTGGAAATGGCGTTAGCCACCCTGTTCATATGCAAAGGCTTGCCAAACCGGGGAAGACGCTGCTTGGCTCGGACAGCCATACGTGCGCAAATGGATGTATGGGTATGCTTGCCATGGGGGCGGGCGGCATTGATGTTGCCATGGCGATTGCAGGCGAGCCTTTTTACGTAAAAATGCCGAAAGTCTGGGGGATCAAATTAACAGGTGAATTGCCGGATTGGGTGAGTGCGAAGGATGTGATTCTTGAGCTGCTCCGGCGCCACGATGTAAAAGGCGGTATCAACCGAGTTATCGAATATTACGGGCCCGGTTTGAAACAACTGAGCGCTATGGATCGCCACGTGATTGCAAACATGGGCGCAGAGTTGGGAGCAACCGGAACAGTTTTCCCATCAGATGAAGAAATTAAACGATTTTTAAAAGAGCAAGATCGGGAAGAAGATTGGATTGAACTTGTGGCTGATGAAGGAGCTTCGTATGATATTGATGAAGAAATTAACCTTTCTGATTTAGAGCCTCTCATCGCAAAACCGTCAAGCCCCGGCAATGTTGTGCCTGTTCGCGAAGTGGCTGGTGAACCGATCTATCAATCGTATATTGGGTCATCCGCTAACCCGGGGTATCGTGATTTCGCCATTGCAGCAGAGATTGTAAAAGGCAAGCAGATTGCTGAAGGGATTTCATTCGATATTAACCCAACTTCAAGGCAAATGTTAACAGACCTTGTGAAAGAAAGCCATATTGCAAGTTTGCTTCAAGCAGGCGCCAGGCTACACCAAGCTGGCTGCAATGGCTGTATTGGTATGGGCCAAGCACCAGCAACAGGGCGCAATAGCTTGCGGACGACACCAAGAAACTTCCCTGGCCGCTCAGGAACGAGAGAAGACAGCGTATTTTTATGCAGTCCAGAAACAGCTGCTGCTTCAGCTTTGACAGGGGTTATTACCGATCCTCGTACACTTGGAATGAAATACCCTAAAGTGAAGGAACCTAGAAAACCAACGATTGATGTAACTTTGTTAGAAGCTCCTCCACCTATGGATCAGGCAAAAACCGTCCAGCTTCAGAAAGGGCCAAACATTGCTTCCATTCCTGAAATGGACGCACTCAAAGATACGCTTGAAGTCCCCATTTTATTAAAAGTCGGCGACAATATCTCAACCGATGAAATTTTAGCCGGCGGGGCACGGGTTCTTCCTTATCGAAGCAATTTACCTGAAATTAGTAAGTTTACATTTGAAATTGTGGATGACACGTATTATACAAGAGCGATGAATAGTAGGGATCAAGGCGGTCATGCCATTGTTGGCGGGTTCAATTATGGACAGGGCTCAAGCAGGGAGCACGCAGCCCTTGCCCCGCGATTCCTTGGATTAAAAGTCGCGATTGTCAAAGACTTCGCACGGATTCATTGGCAAAACCTCGTGAATTTCGGTATTTTGCCTGTCACTTTTGTCCATGAAGAAGATTATGACAAGCTTGAACAAGGCGATGTCCTCATATTTTCAAATGTAAGAAAAGCACTCCAGCTAAGAAATGAACTGCATGTTGAAGTAAAAGATAAAAATTTTTCTTTCAGTGTTACGCATGCATTATCTGAACGGCAAATTGACATTATGCTTAAAGGCGGACTAATTAATGTTGTAAAAGATAGGCAGCAAATGGTTAATGCTTAA
- a CDS encoding 3-hydroxyacyl-CoA dehydrogenase, giving the protein MAVEKIKKIAVIGAGSMGHGIAQSALLAGLRVYLYDNDKSNLQMGTNKIHAGLDKMASKGQISENDAQEFKNNLSPTTNLEEAVSNVDFVFEAVPEVLEIKQDVFQQLDELTSKDVILATNTSNMFISSIAERARCKERIVGLHFFIPVVLMKIVEVISGKDTSKETMQTAYDLCVKLNKIPVRVEKDSPGFIVNRINGPVRVYLGAVVDEEIAEPEEIDALMRYHGLPIGHFELSDYIGLDVVNFSAQYRKKVLHPDYAPNKKLLEKLEAKQFGKKTGKGYYDWSNGKPSIDIAKRTDKIKIEDLEIVKFNEAAKLIEDEIADPQDIDTAMVLGTGYKAGPIEYVSKLDLNEVIDRLEYLSTRFNKEILKPANILRKNPDVVFQSVKNI; this is encoded by the coding sequence ATGGCAGTGGAAAAAATCAAGAAAATTGCTGTTATCGGTGCGGGAAGCATGGGACATGGGATTGCCCAGTCGGCTTTACTTGCAGGCTTACGCGTTTATTTATATGACAATGACAAAAGCAATTTGCAGATGGGAACGAACAAAATTCATGCAGGTTTGGACAAGATGGCATCCAAAGGCCAAATTTCCGAAAACGATGCACAAGAGTTTAAAAATAATTTATCTCCCACTACAAATTTGGAAGAAGCGGTATCAAATGTTGATTTCGTTTTCGAAGCGGTGCCGGAAGTGCTAGAGATTAAGCAAGATGTATTCCAGCAGTTAGACGAACTTACATCAAAGGATGTGATTCTGGCAACGAACACATCAAATATGTTTATCTCTTCAATCGCAGAGCGTGCCCGTTGTAAAGAACGTATTGTAGGGCTTCATTTTTTCATTCCTGTCGTCTTAATGAAAATTGTTGAAGTCATTAGCGGCAAAGACACAAGCAAAGAAACAATGCAGACGGCTTATGATTTATGCGTCAAACTGAACAAAATTCCAGTTCGGGTGGAAAAAGATAGCCCGGGATTTATTGTGAACCGCATTAATGGCCCTGTTCGTGTATATTTAGGTGCCGTCGTCGATGAAGAGATTGCTGAACCGGAAGAAATTGATGCGTTAATGAGATACCATGGTCTTCCGATTGGCCATTTTGAACTGTCGGATTATATCGGCCTTGATGTCGTAAACTTTTCAGCCCAATATCGAAAAAAAGTGCTTCATCCAGATTACGCACCAAACAAAAAGCTTCTCGAAAAATTAGAAGCAAAACAATTCGGCAAAAAAACCGGCAAAGGCTATTATGACTGGTCAAATGGAAAACCTTCAATTGACATTGCCAAAAGGACCGACAAAATTAAAATTGAGGATCTTGAAATCGTCAAATTCAATGAAGCAGCGAAATTAATTGAAGATGAGATTGCAGATCCACAAGACATCGACACCGCAATGGTACTTGGCACGGGTTATAAGGCGGGCCCCATTGAATATGTAAGCAAGCTCGACTTAAACGAAGTTATCGATCGGCTCGAATACTTGTCTACAAGATTTAATAAAGAAATATTAAAGCCAGCAAATATTTTGAGAAAGAATCCTGATGTAGTTTTTCAATCGGTAAAAAATATTTAA
- a CDS encoding SDR family NAD(P)-dependent oxidoreductase has translation MRLENKVAVITGGGGGIGRATAIRFSKEGANVMVADMNEETGQETAQMIRDNGGHAEFLRTDVTEPEQVEQLVKKAVDTYGKIDIMVNNAGISHIEAKIPDVPVETWDKVVDVSMKGVYLGMKYAIPEMIDNGGSIINTASVAGIKGQKLLAAYTAAKSGVIAVTKSTALEFGKHNIRVNAIAPGIVDTPITDDWKKTSKWPVLSTANALRRLGQPEEVANAMLFLASDEASFVTGTTLVVDGGTLLGR, from the coding sequence ATGCGATTAGAAAATAAAGTGGCGGTTATCACAGGTGGCGGCGGTGGAATCGGGAGAGCGACAGCAATTCGGTTTTCTAAAGAAGGCGCAAACGTGATGGTTGCGGATATGAATGAAGAAACGGGACAAGAGACAGCACAAATGATAAGAGACAACGGGGGACATGCTGAATTTCTTCGCACTGATGTGACGGAACCTGAACAAGTCGAGCAGCTTGTTAAAAAAGCCGTTGATACATACGGAAAGATCGATATTATGGTGAACAATGCCGGCATTTCACATATCGAAGCAAAAATTCCCGACGTGCCGGTTGAGACATGGGATAAAGTGGTTGACGTCTCTATGAAAGGCGTCTATCTCGGCATGAAATACGCCATTCCTGAAATGATTGACAATGGCGGCTCGATAATCAATACAGCAAGTGTCGCTGGCATAAAAGGACAAAAACTTCTCGCCGCTTACACAGCAGCAAAAAGCGGGGTTATCGCCGTGACAAAAAGTACAGCATTAGAATTCGGGAAACACAATATCCGTGTAAATGCCATTGCGCCGGGGATTGTTGATACACCGATTACAGATGATTGGAAAAAGACATCAAAATGGCCCGTCCTATCAACTGCAAATGCCCTGAGAAGGCTTGGTCAGCCTGAAGAAGTAGCGAATGCGATGTTGTTCTTAGCATCGGATGAAGCATCGTTTGTGACAGGAACGACGCTTGTTGTGGATGGGGGGACGTTGCTAGGGAGGTAA
- a CDS encoding iron-containing alcohol dehydrogenase, which produces MTITKLVFPTLSYTGWGATSELLSEVEKYKPNHILCITDQILMDIGLVDKVTKPIAQEGYKISFFTDVQPEPSLQCGQNLVDYAKEGGFDLVIGLGGGSTLDLAKLAAVLAVHEGQVSDYLNLTGSKKVTKKGLPKILIPTTSGTGSEVTNISVLSLESTKDVVTNDLLLADVAIIDPELTLSVPPRVTAATGVDALTHAVEAYLSVDASETSDGLAIQAVRLIGRSLRAAVNNGSDQEARNDMGMGSYIAGLAFFNAGVGGVHALAYPLGGQFHIAHGESNAVLLPYVMGYIRSSSEERMAHLYYVLTGENQLTKLEASKEFVSYLSKLVKDVGIPQTLQGFDIPKTAIDSLTEDAYKQTRLLARSPMPLLEQDIRNIYTAAFEGVIPSK; this is translated from the coding sequence ATGACAATTACAAAGCTAGTATTTCCAACATTAAGTTATACAGGATGGGGGGCTACAAGTGAGTTACTTTCAGAAGTTGAAAAATATAAACCAAATCATATTCTCTGCATAACTGATCAAATATTAATGGATATTGGGCTCGTTGATAAGGTGACTAAACCAATTGCTCAAGAGGGTTACAAGATTAGTTTCTTTACTGATGTTCAACCAGAACCTTCTCTTCAATGTGGACAAAATCTCGTAGACTATGCAAAAGAAGGTGGATTTGATCTTGTAATCGGACTTGGAGGGGGAAGCACTCTTGATTTGGCGAAGCTTGCTGCAGTTTTAGCGGTGCATGAAGGCCAGGTTTCAGATTATTTAAATTTAACAGGTTCGAAGAAAGTAACGAAGAAAGGCCTTCCAAAAATCTTAATTCCTACTACTTCTGGTACAGGTTCAGAGGTGACAAACATATCTGTCCTCTCTCTGGAGTCAACGAAAGATGTCGTGACAAATGATTTGCTTTTAGCAGATGTTGCAATCATCGATCCCGAACTTACTCTATCAGTTCCACCCAGAGTGACAGCGGCAACCGGAGTTGATGCCTTAACACATGCGGTTGAAGCCTATCTATCTGTGGATGCTAGTGAAACTTCTGATGGTTTGGCGATTCAAGCTGTAAGACTAATTGGACGATCGCTTCGAGCAGCGGTTAATAATGGTTCTGATCAAGAAGCACGGAATGACATGGGAATGGGAAGTTATATAGCGGGACTCGCTTTTTTTAATGCTGGTGTAGGTGGGGTTCATGCGCTTGCTTATCCACTCGGAGGCCAATTTCATATCGCCCATGGAGAATCCAATGCTGTGTTACTTCCATATGTTATGGGATACATACGTTCAAGTTCCGAAGAGAGGATGGCTCATCTCTATTACGTATTAACCGGAGAAAATCAATTGACGAAGCTAGAGGCATCCAAGGAGTTTGTTTCATATTTAAGTAAGCTAGTTAAGGATGTTGGCATCCCACAAACTTTACAAGGATTTGACATACCAAAGACCGCAATCGATTCATTGACAGAAGATGCATATAAGCAAACGCGCCTTTTAGCCAGGAGTCCGATGCCGCTTTTAGAACAGGATATTCGAAACATTTATACAGCTGCTTTTGAAGGTGTAATCCCTTCAAAATAA
- a CDS encoding acyl-CoA thioesterase yields MFETRIEPRVSETDGAGHINNTTIPIWFEAGRNKIFEMFTPDFSFENWRCVILHTSVDYVKQVFYGKEVVVKTWVKSIGNTSFVLYEELHQDGELCVKGNAVYVNFNLKTQSKEPIPGHIRKQLEEHSI; encoded by the coding sequence ATGTTTGAAACAAGAATTGAACCACGTGTAAGTGAAACTGATGGAGCTGGACATATTAACAATACAACAATACCCATTTGGTTTGAAGCAGGAAGAAATAAAATCTTTGAGATGTTTACACCTGATTTTTCTTTTGAGAATTGGCGATGTGTTATTTTGCACACATCTGTTGATTATGTCAAGCAAGTTTTTTATGGCAAGGAAGTGGTTGTGAAAACATGGGTGAAAAGCATCGGAAATACGAGTTTCGTCCTGTATGAAGAACTGCATCAGGATGGCGAACTATGTGTGAAAGGAAATGCAGTTTACGTCAATTTTAATTTAAAAACTCAGTCAAAAGAGCCTATTCCAGGCCACATCCGAAAACAACTTGAAGAACATTCCATTTAG
- a CDS encoding NAD-dependent succinate-semialdehyde dehydrogenase: protein MDKLLYINGEWMGSELEKINVTNPATGEIVGTVPNAGVKETREAIDAAYSAFLEWSTLTAYERAEYLEKLYEMMVENKDKLAKLITIEMGKPLSESKGEVQYAAEFLKWFAEEGKRVYGRTVPSHTKDKRMMLIKQPVGVVAAITPWNFPAAMITRKLGPALAAGCTFILKPAEETPLTALMLAMLCEKVGIPKGVVNVITGQPVQIGEEFMANPKVSKITFTGSTAVGKLLIKQSAEQVKKISMELGGHAPIIILDDANVEKAVKGVLLSKFRNGGQTCICGNRIYVQEGIYDDFIQKFIKAVETLKVGNGLEEGIEVGPIINKSGYDKINMHVQDALNRGATCLLGGKGEQQDNAYFYYPTILADVTKEMIIMNEETFGPVAPIQKIASDEEAIHYANDTMYGLAAYVFTENYSRGLNVVESLNYGIVGWNDGVPSAPQAPFGGMKQSGIGREGGIEGIEEYLETKYVSIGS from the coding sequence ATGGATAAATTACTCTATATAAATGGTGAATGGATGGGGAGTGAGTTAGAAAAAATTAACGTCACCAACCCGGCGACAGGGGAGATCGTTGGAACTGTTCCAAATGCAGGAGTGAAAGAGACGAGAGAAGCGATTGATGCTGCTTATAGCGCATTTCTTGAGTGGTCTACTTTAACTGCTTACGAACGTGCCGAATATTTGGAAAAACTGTACGAAATGATGGTTGAAAATAAAGATAAACTAGCTAAGCTAATTACAATTGAAATGGGAAAACCTCTTTCTGAATCAAAAGGAGAAGTACAATACGCCGCTGAATTTCTTAAATGGTTTGCAGAGGAAGGGAAGCGCGTATACGGTCGGACGGTTCCTTCACATACGAAAGATAAACGAATGATGCTAATAAAGCAGCCTGTTGGGGTTGTGGCAGCGATTACACCATGGAATTTCCCGGCTGCGATGATCACAAGAAAGCTGGGACCAGCACTTGCAGCAGGATGCACATTCATTTTAAAACCGGCTGAAGAAACACCGCTTACCGCTTTAATGCTTGCTATGCTATGTGAAAAGGTAGGTATTCCAAAAGGTGTTGTCAACGTGATAACAGGACAACCAGTTCAAATAGGTGAAGAATTTATGGCAAATCCGAAAGTCTCAAAGATTACATTTACAGGCTCTACAGCCGTTGGGAAGCTGCTTATTAAACAGAGTGCAGAGCAAGTAAAGAAAATTTCCATGGAGCTTGGTGGACATGCCCCGATTATTATTCTGGATGATGCAAATGTTGAAAAAGCTGTAAAAGGTGTTCTTCTATCCAAATTTCGGAATGGCGGACAAACCTGTATATGTGGTAATCGAATTTATGTCCAGGAAGGCATCTATGACGATTTCATTCAAAAATTTATAAAAGCAGTAGAAACACTAAAAGTTGGAAATGGACTTGAAGAAGGTATTGAAGTCGGTCCAATCATTAACAAATCCGGCTATGACAAAATAAACATGCATGTTCAAGATGCTTTAAATCGAGGCGCAACATGTCTACTAGGTGGAAAAGGGGAACAACAAGATAACGCTTATTTTTATTATCCTACTATTTTAGCGGATGTAACAAAAGAGATGATAATCATGAACGAAGAAACATTTGGGCCCGTTGCACCGATTCAAAAAATAGCAAGTGACGAAGAAGCGATTCACTATGCGAACGATACAATGTATGGGCTTGCTGCTTATGTTTTCACCGAAAATTATAGTCGCGGACTTAACGTAGTCGAAAGTCTAAATTATGGCATTGTTGGTTGGAACGACGGCGTTCCATCTGCGCCCCAAGCACCGTTTGGCGGAATGAAGCAGAGCGGTATCGGACGAGAAGGTGGAATTGAAGGAATTGAGGAATACCTTGAAACGAAGTATGTTTCAATTGGGTCTTAA
- a CDS encoding GntR family transcriptional regulator: MILLLDDKSIIPLYYQLKEILKEKIKEGSWKEDSKVPSERELMDIYDVSRATVRKALSELMIEGLIYTKQGVGTFVSKSKIEQNLIGELSFNQQALKQGLSPSSKVVYSSIDTRLSRRINNIFELTDSENVFKIIRVRLANRYPLILETLYIPYKYAPNILKQDLENIAVFEYLEKDCKLNFTHSTLDIEPVVINEFESKYLEVEIGQLALSLERVIYSDAHAVAIQQRIMRGDKGKFSLTLGENSDSKSKYLVGLEFAEQSD, from the coding sequence ATGATTTTATTGTTGGATGACAAAAGTATTATTCCACTTTATTATCAGTTAAAAGAAATTCTGAAAGAAAAAATAAAAGAGGGATCTTGGAAAGAAGATTCAAAAGTTCCGTCTGAAAGAGAATTAATGGATATATATGATGTAAGCCGTGCTACAGTTAGAAAGGCTTTAAGCGAGTTAATGATAGAAGGATTGATTTACACAAAACAAGGTGTAGGAACTTTTGTATCCAAATCAAAAATTGAACAAAATTTAATTGGAGAACTTAGCTTTAATCAGCAAGCGTTAAAGCAAGGGTTATCTCCTAGTTCTAAAGTGGTGTACTCATCCATAGATACAAGGCTATCTAGACGCATTAATAATATTTTTGAGTTAACGGATTCAGAAAATGTCTTTAAAATTATTCGCGTTCGTTTAGCAAATCGTTATCCACTAATTTTGGAAACGTTATACATCCCATACAAATACGCTCCAAATATATTAAAGCAAGATTTGGAAAATATAGCGGTATTTGAATACCTTGAAAAAGATTGTAAGCTTAATTTCACTCATTCCACTTTAGATATAGAGCCTGTCGTAATTAATGAATTTGAATCAAAGTATCTAGAGGTCGAAATAGGCCAACTTGCACTATCTTTAGAAAGAGTTATTTATTCAGATGCTCATGCTGTTGCTATTCAGCAAAGAATCATGAGAGGGGACAAGGGGAAATTTTCGTTAACTTTAGGCGAAAACTCAGATAGCAAATCAAAGTATCTTGTAGGCTTAGAATTTGCTGAGCAATCCGATTAA
- a CDS encoding chromate transporter — translation MEMKLKTLYKLFFTFLKVSPITFGGGYAMLPLIEREVVKRRKWLNEHEVVDILTVAQTAPGAVAINSAIFIGYRVAGLLGSIVALFGIMLPNLLIVIIAIFMYFAFRDNPIIEAVFNGLASAVIALIVYAAYMIGRTAISDLTTIVIALISFIILIFLNVNPVLLILGGGFVGLIFSKLKVTRKEKRKNRRRNVS, via the coding sequence ATGGAAATGAAACTCAAGACGCTATATAAATTATTCTTTACTTTTTTAAAAGTAAGCCCTATTACATTCGGTGGGGGTTATGCCATGCTCCCGTTAATTGAGCGGGAAGTTGTAAAAAGGCGTAAATGGTTAAATGAACACGAAGTTGTTGACATTTTAACTGTTGCTCAAACAGCGCCAGGTGCTGTTGCGATTAATTCAGCAATTTTTATCGGTTATAGGGTAGCTGGATTATTAGGTTCCATTGTTGCCCTATTTGGAATAATGTTGCCTAATCTACTAATTGTGATTATAGCAATTTTTATGTACTTCGCATTTCGTGATAATCCGATTATTGAAGCAGTATTTAATGGGTTGGCTTCAGCAGTCATTGCATTAATTGTATATGCTGCTTACATGATAGGACGAACAGCTATTTCGGATTTAACAACAATCGTAATTGCACTGATTAGTTTTATTATCCTGATTTTTTTAAATGTAAATCCAGTTTTATTAATTTTAGGGGGAGGATTTGTGGGACTCATTTTCAGTAAATTAAAGGTTACAAGAAAGGAGAAACGTAAAAATAGAAGAAGGAACGTGTCATGA
- a CDS encoding chromate transporter, which translates to MIYFQLFWNFFVIGCFSFGGGYAMLPLIDRLVTSHGWMSVEEFTEVIAISGMLPGSIGINAAVFVGFQTAGFTGAALTALGMVLPSFIIILLIGKFVQDFQDRKFIEQVFYGLRPVIMALIIFSAIKFALSMEIITSFSWKSTSFLIVFLIALGFLIFKKTHPMLVIFISGICGIILYY; encoded by the coding sequence ATGATTTATTTTCAATTATTTTGGAATTTCTTCGTCATTGGTTGTTTTTCTTTTGGTGGAGGATATGCGATGTTGCCCCTTATTGATCGCCTGGTAACAAGCCACGGGTGGATGTCGGTGGAGGAATTTACTGAAGTCATCGCAATTTCAGGCATGTTGCCTGGTTCAATAGGCATCAATGCTGCAGTATTTGTAGGTTTTCAAACAGCGGGGTTTACAGGAGCTGCTTTAACAGCATTGGGAATGGTCTTACCATCGTTTATCATTATTCTGCTAATTGGGAAATTTGTCCAAGATTTTCAAGATAGAAAGTTTATTGAACAGGTTTTTTATGGTTTAAGGCCGGTAATTATGGCTCTCATTATTTTCTCGGCAATTAAATTCGCCTTATCGATGGAAATAATAACTTCTTTCTCTTGGAAGAGTACAAGTTTTCTTATTGTTTTTTTAATTGCGCTTGGTTTTTTGATTTTTAAAAAAACCCATCCGATGTTAGTAATATTTATTTCAGGAATATGTGGGATTATTTTATATTATTAG
- a CDS encoding TRAP transporter small permease produces MAHITSLFNRIEKILLATSAFTLLVMMLWIFTDVILRFFLNRPIPGTIELTGEYLMVLLVYLSLSYTYKVDGHVKVTMFEEKFSINIKKITTFITNLLAAFFFIYISILNFLNGLEHFQMGIKSSGVLNYPLAPAFMIISLGLLTISLRLLIECIAILIQQNTKKPSIADSNKGLKSTI; encoded by the coding sequence ATGGCACACATAACCAGTCTTTTTAATAGAATTGAAAAAATATTGTTAGCAACATCAGCTTTTACATTACTTGTAATGATGTTATGGATTTTCACAGATGTAATTTTACGGTTTTTTTTAAATCGGCCAATACCGGGCACGATTGAGTTAACTGGGGAATATTTAATGGTTTTGCTAGTTTATCTATCTTTAAGCTATACGTATAAGGTTGACGGCCATGTAAAAGTGACGATGTTTGAAGAAAAATTTTCTATAAATATAAAAAAAATAACTACATTCATTACAAATCTTCTTGCGGCGTTTTTTTTCATCTACATCAGTATTTTGAACTTTTTAAATGGTTTAGAGCACTTTCAAATGGGGATTAAATCCTCTGGTGTTTTAAACTATCCACTAGCACCGGCATTTATGATTATATCGCTTGGTTTGTTAACAATTTCTTTAAGATTGTTAATTGAATGTATTGCTATCTTGATTCAACAAAATACTAAGAAGCCTTCTATTGCGGATTCAAATAAAGGGCTAAAAAGTACTATCTAA